A genome region from Oncorhynchus gorbuscha isolate QuinsamMale2020 ecotype Even-year linkage group LG26, OgorEven_v1.0, whole genome shotgun sequence includes the following:
- the LOC124016176 gene encoding lengsin-like, translating into MSMKGIHDSEDLVLEEGSSKLRDQVDGSGMSLGKKKGVKVSGKHVVPVDWDRGGPSIVHHSDYVSSPRPSENNPTIISISPSTHSHRPSGSQERDRPRQDEGPPSRVEWSREGCTYSQRASNSEVGVSRQTMDELKSILKDSSMLGARGKEEGRRPGSPAPYTYLHGTNLHGTNLHGTNLHGTNLHGSNRGDGRPESQSSFTTFKPHSDASRRVSTRSRDSSSLQLGSGMDSSDVTGANRQSGVRSSTFENSSANCGETWNSQTDNSKDNMDKSGTQSFSAMEHIKQQIVRENINFVRFEATDLHGVSRSKTVPVRFFHEKAMYGVPMPRSYLELTLSPKSCEVDHAKNPANFSSDVLLIPDLSTFRVLPWAEQTARVICDPCMITGSPLRTAPRLIAKQLMGQLQSMGFSLYSSFTYECCVLGAPDRVAPKTMLFPATTLASNHDLPFFQQLVNGMYCMGADVDSLASAMVPGQMEINLRPEFGIAAADTAFTFRTGIKEMARKHSYIASFFTDDSLYNAGVLSHSLWDANGRRSLFHTGDHGGGELSEIGRKWLAGLLSHSAALSCLLSPGLSCRSHIAKKVKDPKHNVLYATYGYNDNSSAFNVKCHGGREMHIDNKLGSAMANPYVVLAATVAAGLDGIKRNLAAETGLTRASTHTQLGKQQFSIPVKLEDALVALSEDHVIRGALGEPFVQYFIALKQFEIETEELDAERNKCLEYFI; encoded by the exons ATGAGTATGAAAGGAATACATGACTCAGAGGATCTCGTTCTCGAG GAGGGCTCAAGTAAGCTCAGAGACCAGGTAGATGGCAGTGGAATGAGCCTGGGCAAGAAAAAGGGAGTGAAGGTGAGTGGGAAACACGTGGTCCCAGTGGACTGGGACAGAGGGGGGCCGTCCATAGTCCACCACTCCGACTACGTGAGCAGCCCCAGACCCTCAGAAAACAACCCCACCATCATCTCTATCAGCCCCTCTACCCACTCCCACAGGCCCTCTGGTTCTCAAGAGAGGGACCGGCCCAGGCAGGATGAGGGCCCTCCCTCCAGGGTGGAGTGGTCCAGAGAGGGTTGCACCTACAGCCAAAGGGCGTCCAACAGCGAGGTGGGGGTCTCCCGACAGACCATGGATGAGTTGAAGAGTATCCTGAAGGATAGTTCCATGCTTGGTGCccgggggaaggaggaggggaggcgtCCTGGAAGCCCAGCCCCTTACACCTACCTGCATGGGACCAACCTGCATGGGACCAACCTGCATGGGACCAACCTGCATGGGACCAACCTGCATGGGTCCAACAGAGGAGATGGACGTCCGGAGTCCCAGTCCTCCTTCACCACTTTCAAGCCCCACTCTGATGCTTCCAGGAGGGTGTCCACCAGGTCCAGGGACAGCAGCTCCCTCCAGCTTGGCTCCGGGATGGACTCGTCAGATGTGACTGGAGCAAACAGGCAATCCGGAGTTCGGTCGTCCACGTTCGAGAACAGTAGTGCCAACTGTGGAGAGACCTGGAACTCACAAACAG ATAACAGTAAAGACAACATGGATAAGTCTGGGACTCAGAGCTTCTCAGCCATGGAGCACATCAAGCAGCAGATTGTCCGGGAGAATATCAACTTTGTCCGCTTCGAGGCCACGGATCTCCATGGGGTGTCCAGGTCTAAGACAGTGCCAGTCCGCTTCTTTCAT GAAAAAGCAATGTACGGGGTGCCGATGCCAAGAAGCTACCTAGAGCTGACCCTGAGCCCTAAGAGCTGTGAGGTGGACCACGCCAAAAACCCTGCCAACTTCAGCAGCGACGTGCTGCTTATCCCAGACCTGTCGACCTTCAGGGTGCTGCCCTGGGCTGAGCAGACGGCCCGGGTCATCTGTGACCCCTGCATGATAACCGGCAGCCCCCTGCGCACCGCACCCCGCCTCATTGCCAAGCAGCTGATGGGGCAGCTCCAGAGCATGGGTTTCTCCCTGTACTCCTCCTTCACATACGAGTGCTGTGTCCTGGGAGCGCCCGACAGGGTGGCCCCCAAGACCATGCTGTTCCCTGCCACCACCCTGGCCAGCAACCACGACCTGCCCTTCTTCCAGCAGCTGGTGAATGGGATGTACTGCATGGGAGCCGACGTGGACAGTTTGGCCTCAGCCATGGTGCCCGGCCAGATGGAGATCAACCTGAGGCCGGAGTTTGGCATCGCGGCCGCCGACACCGCCTTCACGTTCCGTACCGGCATCAAAGAGATGGCGAGGAAACACAGCTACATCGCCAGCTTCTTCACCGACGACAGCCTGTACAATGCCGGGGTGCTTTCCCACTCTCTCTGGGACGCCAACGGCCGCCGTAGTCTCTTCCATACCGGGGACCACGGCGGAGGGGAGCTGTCGGAGATTGGCAGGAAGTGGCTTGCGGGGCTCCTGAGCCACTCGGCCGCCCTGAGCTGCCTGCTCTCCCCTGGGCTGAGCTGCCGCAGTCACATCGCCAAGAAGGTTAAAGACCCCAAGCACAACGTGCTCTACGCCACCTACGGCTACAACGACAACAGCAGCGCCTTCAATGTAAAATGCCATGGCGGGCGGGAGATGCATATCGACAACAAGCTGGGCTCGGCCATGGCTAACCCATACGTGGTGCTGGCGGCCACCGTGGCGGCAGGACTGGACGGTATCAAACGCAACCTGGCGGCTGAGACGGGTCTGACCAGGGCCTCCACCCACACCCAGCTGGGGAAACAGCAGTTTTCCATCCCTGTGAAGCTGGAAGACGCTCTGGTGGCTTTGAGCGAAGACCATGTGATTCGCGGAGCGCTGGGAGAACCATTTGTGCAGTATTTTATTGCTCTGAAGCAATTTGAGATTGAGACTGAAGAATTGGATGCAGAGAGGAACAAATGTCTGGAATATTTCATATAG
- the LOC124016178 gene encoding protein tyrosine phosphatase type IVA 1-like, giving the protein MARMNRPAPVEITYKNMRFLITHNPTNATLNKFIEELKKYGVTTVVRVCEATYDSTLVGKEGIQVLDWAFDDGAPPSNQIVDDWLNLLKTKFREEPGCCIAVHCVAGLGRAPVMVALALIECGMKYEDAVQFIRQKRRGAFNSKQLFYLEKYRPKMRLRFKDSNGHRNNCCIQ; this is encoded by the exons ATGGCGCGTATGAACCGACCTGCCCCTGTGGAGATCACCTACAAAAACATGAGGTTCCTCATTACCCACAATCCAACCAATGCCACTTTGAATAAATTCATTGAG GAACTGAAGAAATATGGAGTGACCACCGTTGTGAGAGTATGTGAGGCCACCTATGATTCCACCTTAGTGGGGAAAGAGGGAATACAGGTTCTG GATTGGGCATTTGATGATGGAGCTCCTCCCTCTAACCAGATTGTTGATGATTGGTTGAACCTCCTGAAGACGAAGTTTAGGGAGGAGCCGGGTTGCTGCATTGCTGTCCACTGTGTAGCTGGCCTTGGGAG AGCCCCTGTCATGGTTGCCCTGGCTTTGATTGAATGTGGGATGAAATATGAAGACGCTGTCCAGTTCATCCGGCA GAAGCGTCGCGGAGCGTTCAACAGCAAGCAGCTTTTCTACCTGGAGAAGTATCGTCCAAAGATGCGCCTGCGCTTCAAAGACTCCAACGGCCACCGCAACAACTGCTGCATCCAGTAG
- the LOC124015057 gene encoding collagen alpha-1(IX) chain-like translates to METEGTITSQKAALALMGKTENQELPEHPAYQGQTVPLDLLGVSAQMGLLDQKVNPERLGKSGRLARDLMGLMEQLVHKGWWASLAKSEPQDHWEGGGQWGFLDLQGPGVFLECIRGEDLCPNACPSGLNGYSGLPGMKGHKGVKGESGEPGKQGHKGEEGDQAGEGEMGAQGLPGQGGPRGITGMMGLKGDRGPRGTFGDLGPQGIQGGSGDVGQRGLVGENGPNGGQGARGPQGIRGLPGGKGEPGLAGPDGREGIPGLPASKGITGKVGSPGDAGLQGLPGLPGAYGPKGKSGEMGNSGDPGSVGLMGSPGKSGERGEQGEVGPVGARGGPGERGVRGPDGPAGAPGPRGGKGDLGLLGLPGPAGLVGQNGDRGAVGLTGAQGEQGDAGSEGTAGDRGDFGDEGEPGEKGSTGRPGETGNKGPEGGRGIPGAEGKPGQPGPRGMQGDRGVPGLPGTQGPAGKKPSDTHITQVCMRVMQEQLAQLAASLRRPETGISGLPGPPGPPGPTGPSGENGYPGLDGARGLPGLKGPPGLLGRKGPKGDTGDRGDRGPTARGVKGAPGAPGLPGDHGRAAYGTDGRDGERGPHGVPGIPGVPGSPGRPGLNGYCESSQCILPMVASPISAKDSSMKGPNEE, encoded by the exons AT ggagacagaggggacgATAACTTCACAGAAGGCGGCCCT GGCCCTGATGGGGAAGACGGAAAACCAGGAACTCCCGGAACACCCGGCCTACCAGGGGCAGAC GGTGCCACTGGACCTGTTGGGGGTCTCGGCTCAGATGGGCCTCCTGGACCAAAA GGTGAACCCGGAGAGGCTGGGGAAGTCGGGGAGATT GGCGAGGGACCTGATGGGCCTAAT GGAGCAGCTGGTGCACAAGGGTTGGTGGGCGAGCTTGGCAAAGTCGGAACCCCA ggATCACTGGGAAGGAGGGGGCCAGTGGGGCTTCCTGGACCTGCAGGGCCCAgg gGTCTTCCTGGAGTGTATAAGGGGGGAAGACCTG TGTCCCAATGCCTGTCCTTCTGGTCTTAACGGATATTCTGGCCTCCCAGGCATGAAG GGCCACAAAGGGGTAAAAGGAGAGTCTGGTGAGCCTGGAAAGCAAGGACACAAG GGAGAAGAAGGAGACCAGGCAGGAGAGGGCGAGATGGGAGCTCAAGGACTAcca GGCCAAGGGGGACCCAGGGGAATAACAGGCATGATGGGCCTCAAAGGTGACAGG GGACCACGTGGAACGTTTGGAGACCTCGGTCCCCAGGGAATTCAGGGTGGCTCA GGTGACGTGGGCCAAAGAGGATTAGTGGGCGAGAATGGACCAAACGGGGGTCAA GGGGCCCGAGGGCCACAAGGAATAAGGGGCCTTCCAGGGGGCAAAGGGGAGCCT GGTCTTGCTGGGCCCGATGGACGTGAAGGAATCCCCGGATTGCCAGCATCTAAG GGTATTACTGGGAAAGTTGGCAGTCCAGGTGATGCTGGGCTCCAAGGACTCCCT GGTTTGCCAGGCGCTTATGGTCCTAAAGGAAAAAGTGGCGAGATG GGTAACTCTGGCGACCCCGGTTCTGTAGGACTAATGGGGTCTCCTGGGAAATCC GGGGAACGTGGCGAGCAGGGAGAGGTGGGACCTGTCGGAGCAAGAGGTGGACCA GGTGAAAGAGGAGTGCGTGGCCCAGACGGACCTGCAGGGGCACCTGGACCCAGG ggaGGTAAAGGGGATCTCGGGCTTCTTGGTTTGCCTGGCCCTGCCGGTCTGGTTGGACAGAATGGAGACAGG GGTGCAGTCGGTTTGACCGGTGCTCAAGGAGAACAA GGAGACGCAGGTTCAGAGGGCACCGCGGGAGACAGAGGGGACTTT GGTGACGAAGGGGAGCCAGGAGAGAAAGGATCG ACGGGCAGACCAGGAGAGACTGGAAACAAAGGGCCGGAGGGCGGCCGGGGCATACCAGGCGCAGAGGGCAAGCCGGGCCAACCTGGACCACGTGGCatgcagggagacagaggggtgccAGGACTGCCAGGGACACAGGGGCCAGCG GGGAAAAAACCAAGCGATACACACATCACACAAGTTTGCATGAGGGTAATGCAAG AGCAGCTAGCCCAGCTAGCAGCCAGCCTGAGGAGGCCTGAGACAGGCATCTCTGGACTGCCCGGTCCCCCTGGCCCCCCTGGTCCTACAGGCCCCTCCGGAGAGAACGGCTACCCAGGACTGGACGGGGCCAGAGGACTACCAGGTCTCAAAGGACCTCCAGGACTACTGGGTCGCAAAGGACCCAAAG GTGACACGGgcgacagaggagacagaggaccCACAGCGAGAGGGGTTAAAGGAGCACCTGGAGCACCCGGTCTACCAG GTGATCACGGTAGAGCCGCCTATGGCACAGACGGCCGCGACGGCGAGAGAGGGCCACACGGCGTTCCCGGTATTCCCGGTGTTCCAGGGTCTCCTGGTCGTCCTGGCCTCAACGGCTACTGCGAGTCGTCACAGTGCATCCTTCCTATGGTGGCATCACCGATATCTGCGAAAGATTCCAGCATGAAAGGGCCAAATGAGGAATAA
- the LOC124016199 gene encoding hydrolethalus syndrome protein 1-like has protein sequence MEMLDFSEDEIQHQLEALGYNNIPRHRLHEFKRDLDELIRHEKSKSHSSSELNSTRSQSTIFKSPPAVTKVKVHQDNTAAFRNVFAQAGPSHHERRVLTSTYSRDNSNYDARQEYDSYTQHSVAPKYQRPSTAPNRLEVDPDLTDLQQLSFAASQSSTPDRDTGAHGRPFIKRKVLRKHQGQVHVCDESTHSEDSGAVSGLGERLGGIHVSMSTHQELELESEDAGSLSDRSESDCLPSAFKAYIRGMARSQSESDIRPRPKSFIRPVMDHPHTRSLKKTDPVAKYFQYKQDWEMFKVPGEKDRKALHWEIREQLAYQPLPPKPRRVFVPNTYVVPTEKKRSALRWEIRHDLANGLLPQNNYRL, from the exons ATGGAAATGTTGGATTTCTCAGAAGATGAAATACAACACCAATTGGAGGCACTTGGTTACAACAACATACCAAGACACAGACTACATGAATTCAAAAGAG ATCTAGATGAACTGATCCGACATGAAAAATCTAAGAGCCACTCATCCAGTGAATTGAACTCTACAAGATCTCAAAGCACCATCTTCAAAAGTCCCCCTGCAGTCACCAAGGTTAAAG TACATCAGGATAACACCGCAGCCTTCAGAAATGTGTTTGCGCAGGCTGGTCCATCACACCATGAAAGACGG GTGCTAACCTCCACATACAGCAGAGATAACAGTAACTATGATGCCAGACAGGAGTATGACTCCTACACTCAGCACTCTGTTGCACCCAAGTACCAACGCCCCTCAACAGCCCCTAATAGGCTGGAAGTGGATCCAGACCTAACTGACCTCCAGCAGTTATCGTTCGCTGCCAGTCAGTCGTCTACACCAGACCGAGACACAGGAGCGCATGGGAGACCCTTTATTAAGAGGAAAGTCCTTAG GAAACATCAAGGCCAAGTTCACGTCTGCGATGAATCAACACATAGTGAAGATTCAG GTGCAGTGAGTGGGCTGGGGGAGCGTCTGGGAGGGATTCATGTGTCCATGTCCACCCACCAGGAGTTGGAGCTGGAGAGTGAGGATGCAGGCAGTCTGAGTGACAGGTCTGAATCAGACTGTCTCCCAAGTGCCTTCAAAGCTTACATCAGAGGCATG GCCAGATCTCAGAGTGAGAGTGACATCAGACCCCGGCCCAAGTCCT TTATCCGCCCAGTGATGGATCACCCTCACACCAGAAGCCTGAAGAAGACAGACCCAGTGGCAAA GTATTTCCAGTACAAGCAGGACTGGGAAATGTTCAAGGTGCCAGGAGAGAAGGATAGGAAAGCACTGCACTGGGAAATCAGG GAACAGCTTGCGTACCAACCTCTACCA CCAAAGCCTCGAAGAGTATTTGTGCCCAACACCTACGTGGTGCCTACAGAGAAGAAACGCTCCGCCCTGAGATGGGAAATACGACATGACTTGGCCAATGGACTCCTTCCGCAAAACAACTATCGACTCTAG
- the mrpl4 gene encoding 39S ribosomal protein L4, mitochondrial, with the protein MFRISVAACGRGISKMFTSSFSGENALPSNLRIPSNLVDRARAKRPPPPSDSSLPVLRRCDAAVPVHLSPVQTWVETLERRDSKLLGLVDLHPDVFAVPTRIDILHEVELWQRNFKRISHAHTKVRSEVSGGGRKPWRQKGSGKARHGSIRSPIWRGGGVSHGPRGPTSFYYMLPMKVRVQGLKIALSSKLAQDYLHVVDTLNIPTPDPQYLMDLIRYRHWGESVLIVDAGEELPENILQATESLKTVNVIPAIGLNVHSMLKHEVLVLTLEAVKFLENKLLWHDERFTPLYPFKHPYTDLP; encoded by the exons ATGTTTCGTATATCAGTTGCAGCGTGTGGTAGAGGCATTTCTAAAATG TTCACTTCATCTTTCTCTGGTGAGAACGCTCTACCCTCAAATTTACGCATCCCTTCCAATCTCGTGGACCGTGCAAGAGCAA AGAGGCCCCCTCCTCCATCTGACTCCAGTCTTCCTGTGTTGAGGAGGTGTGATGCTGCCGTCCCTGTACACCTGAGCCCAGTACAGACATGGGTGGAGACGTTGGAGAGGCGGGACAGTAAACTTTTGGGTTTGGTTGACCTCCATCCCGATGTCTTTGCAGTCCCTACCAG GATTGACATACTCCATGAAGTTGAACTCTGGCAGAGAAATTTCAAGAGAATT AGCCATGCCCACACTAAGGTCAGATCGGAGGTGAGCGGTGGAGGAAGGAAACCCTGGAGACAGAAGGGAAGTGGCAAAGCACGACATGGAAGCATTAGGTCGCCTAtatggagaggag GTGGTGTTTCTCATGGACCCAGAGGACCAACTAGTTTTTACTACATGTTGCCCATGAAAGTACGTGTTCAAGGACTAAAAATTGCCCTCAGCTCCAAACTGGCCCAG GATTATCTCCATGTGGTTGACACTCTAAACATCCCCACACCTGACCCACAGTACCTCATGGACCTCATCAGATACAGACACTGGGGGGAGTCTGTTTTGATAGTGGATGC GGGCGAAGAGCTTCCTGAGAACATCCTTCAGGCCACTGAGAGTTTGAAGACTGTGAATGTCATTCCAGCCATAG GCCTGAACGTTCATAGCATGCTAAAACACGAGGTCCTGGTCCTCACCCTGGAAGCAGTGAAGTTTCTGGAAAACAAGCTGCTTTGGCACGACGAACGCTTCACACcgctgtaccccttcaaacaccCCTACACTGACCTGCCTTGA